In Caulobacter soli, one genomic interval encodes:
- the yhhC gene encoding cyclophane-containing peptide 2OG-Fe(II) oxygenase YhhC, which translates to MTPDFTNAETRDTPFPHFRVADLLSEATADAMLDWLDADAPWKLRIASFYEQHEFSILACSAPGAIAQLVSAPVIARIGEELSARLRAPKLQLVDVCAHRLVAGQTIRVHNDYIGEAESHRLVVQLNRGWSVEQGGLLMLFCEDDPASVTDVLLPAHRSAFGFEISERSHHAVSTIHAGQRDTLVYTYRKAA; encoded by the coding sequence ATGACCCCCGATTTCACGAACGCCGAAACCCGCGACACACCGTTCCCTCATTTTCGGGTCGCCGACCTGCTGAGCGAGGCGACCGCGGACGCCATGCTCGACTGGCTCGACGCTGACGCGCCGTGGAAGCTGCGCATCGCCTCGTTCTACGAGCAGCACGAGTTTTCCATCCTCGCCTGCTCGGCGCCGGGCGCCATTGCTCAGCTGGTCTCCGCGCCGGTGATCGCCCGGATCGGCGAGGAGCTGTCGGCCCGCCTGCGCGCCCCGAAGCTGCAATTGGTCGACGTGTGCGCGCACCGCCTGGTCGCGGGCCAGACCATCCGCGTCCACAACGACTATATCGGCGAGGCCGAAAGCCACCGCCTCGTCGTTCAGCTCAATCGCGGCTGGAGCGTCGAGCAGGGCGGTCTGCTGATGCTGTTCTGCGAGGACGACCCGGCCAGCGTGACCGACGTGCTGTTGCCAGCCCATCGCAGCGCCTTCGGCTTCGAGATCTCCGAGCGCTCGCACCATGCGGTGTCGACCATCCACGCCGGCCAGCGTGACACCCTGGTCTACACCTATCGGAAGGCGGCTTGA
- a CDS encoding aKG-HExxH-type peptide beta-hydroxylase: MTRLQVRIHAALNASSARWYEGLASDLAAHAWSGLARIGIDAETYGVSRVVAGDPTAQRHGVALTGLAWAHPVRLDLFDATMRRRYGALGLQPPPETFSASAFEAALARAMVVLDTVAPVGAAVRSLVWSVTPLAVTGPDYDSGFSDPDVPLSIFIGAHAPEDEVPPIRLAEGVLHEAMHLQLSLIEDVAPLVVGGVFEHHSPWQNRPRPTQGLLHGLYVFRVVQDFLRAALAADALSPADHAHAQRRIKQIDADCAQLSALKTSIDLTPTGRGLVERLER; encoded by the coding sequence TTGACCCGCCTGCAGGTCCGGATCCACGCGGCGCTGAATGCTTCCTCGGCGCGCTGGTACGAGGGCTTGGCCAGCGACCTGGCCGCCCACGCCTGGTCGGGCCTGGCGCGGATCGGGATCGACGCCGAGACCTATGGGGTTTCTCGCGTCGTCGCCGGCGATCCAACCGCCCAGCGCCACGGCGTGGCGTTGACGGGGCTCGCCTGGGCTCACCCGGTGCGGCTGGACCTCTTCGATGCGACCATGCGCCGCCGCTATGGGGCGCTGGGCCTGCAGCCGCCGCCCGAGACGTTCTCGGCGAGCGCCTTCGAGGCCGCCCTGGCCCGGGCGATGGTGGTGTTGGACACGGTCGCCCCGGTCGGCGCGGCCGTCCGGTCCTTGGTCTGGTCGGTCACGCCCCTGGCCGTCACCGGTCCGGATTACGACAGCGGCTTCAGCGACCCGGACGTGCCGCTGTCGATCTTCATCGGCGCTCACGCGCCGGAAGACGAGGTCCCCCCGATCCGACTGGCCGAAGGCGTGCTGCACGAGGCCATGCACCTGCAGCTGAGCCTGATCGAGGATGTCGCGCCCTTGGTCGTCGGCGGCGTTTTCGAACACCATTCGCCCTGGCAAAACCGGCCGCGCCCAACCCAGGGCCTCCTTCACGGCCTCTACGTCTTTCGGGTCGTGCAGGACTTCCTGCGCGCGGCGCTCGCCGCCGACGCGCTCTCGCCGGCCGACCACGCCCATGCCCAAAGGCGGATCAAGCAGATCGACGCCGATTGCGCCCAGCTCTCGGCCCTGAAGACCAGCATCGACCTGACCCCGACGGGGCGTGGCCTTGTCGAGCGCCTTGAGCGATGA
- a CDS encoding alpha/beta fold hydrolase, translated as MSSEQAVALPVEDLFVETPRGPLFARAWGGSRARAEDRTIVLLHDSLGCVELWRDFPEKLAQASGLAVVAYDRLGFGRSALHPGKLSFDFIREEAAGGLAAVTTHLGLKDHILFGHSVGGAMAVAAAAASDGRCRAVITESAQAFVEDRTLAGIRQAKAAFAAPEQVERLARYHGPKAQWVLDAWTETWLAPRFADWSLDDDLRAVTCPVLAMHGDLDEFGSTAFPERIAGLPHAMTQMTVFETCGHVPHRERPEAVLRTVTSFLAEARAEERPARSADEGGTPS; from the coding sequence GTGTCGTCTGAGCAGGCCGTCGCCCTCCCTGTCGAGGATCTCTTCGTCGAGACGCCGCGGGGACCGCTCTTCGCCCGGGCCTGGGGCGGCTCCCGTGCGCGGGCCGAGGATAGGACGATCGTCCTCCTCCACGACTCACTAGGTTGCGTCGAGCTTTGGCGGGATTTTCCTGAGAAGCTCGCGCAAGCCTCGGGCCTTGCCGTCGTCGCCTATGACCGTCTGGGCTTTGGCCGATCGGCCCTCCATCCCGGAAAGCTCAGCTTCGACTTCATCCGCGAGGAGGCGGCCGGCGGCCTGGCCGCCGTGACGACGCACCTGGGCCTGAAGGACCACATCCTGTTTGGCCACAGCGTCGGCGGCGCCATGGCGGTGGCGGCGGCCGCCGCCTCGGACGGTCGCTGCCGGGCCGTGATCACCGAGTCCGCCCAGGCCTTTGTCGAGGATCGCACGCTGGCCGGCATCCGTCAGGCCAAGGCCGCCTTCGCCGCGCCCGAGCAGGTCGAGCGGTTGGCGCGCTATCACGGGCCCAAGGCACAATGGGTGCTCGACGCCTGGACCGAGACCTGGCTGGCGCCGCGGTTCGCCGACTGGTCGTTGGATGACGATCTACGGGCCGTGACCTGTCCCGTCCTGGCGATGCACGGCGACCTGGATGAGTTCGGCTCCACCGCCTTTCCCGAGCGCATCGCGGGCCTGCCGCACGCGATGACCCAGATGACGGTGTTCGAGACCTGCGGCCACGTTCCTCACCGCGAAAGGCCCGAGGCCGTGCTGCGGACGGTGACGTCGTTCCTGGCCGAGGCCCGGGCCGAGGAGCGCCCGGCGCGCTCCGCCGATGAAGGCGGGACGCCCAGCTAG
- a CDS encoding DUF7380 domain-containing protein, with the protein MADDETAPSGWPPPFTPFEAFDLHTIETICAPFETVNVQDLERALMQLALSPDAIESGRANGLRLLSGAASLVLRPSEKGEAWRARYASNTYRRPVLEDFSPDQARVLGELAGLVAHPGLKARLGDIAWSLDRKLGKAAKIAIDGYVEAARRLVEGAAKARHGIEQRASHEALDLYERAFYLARRTHKTGVWPGGLVEGFGQLWLTAREAGFAPLALKVARLGLHYELFDPAEAAKALEAVVAKNGSKTAAFANGDVLDAAADLHEQAGDQEAARRCRLAAVDQLLAMRGQVSSAGAEAHWVQTALFSLRHIPDTAELRKTLRRELRDLQEDSLGEFGSFSVPMDIGEDRDAFLRVFDPLDLPAALKQLAVISKPRPIARLRAQALQSLETAPISAMMSRVFSDQDGRNAAHAPGATSGEEPSEEWFKATINDQEGVYRRWILATRFEPARHSLVERFNIDERCFVPIVQASPFVRLEQVRLVSQGLARLIQGDYRSAVHLLTPQLEPGLRYILRQAGHDPSIEFDDMTEEDVGLPALLGRFRHQLETRLPPEVVLELELLFHHRPGTALRHSVAHGTLGAGGCFGDDAVYGCWLIYQLVCVPLLQDWDALVAPAIRSATE; encoded by the coding sequence ATGGCTGATGACGAGACTGCCCCATCAGGCTGGCCGCCGCCGTTCACGCCGTTCGAGGCCTTTGATCTTCACACCATCGAGACGATCTGCGCGCCTTTCGAGACGGTCAACGTCCAGGACCTGGAGCGCGCCCTGATGCAGCTGGCCTTGTCGCCGGACGCCATCGAGAGCGGCCGTGCGAACGGTCTTCGGCTGCTCAGCGGGGCCGCTTCCCTCGTGCTGCGGCCGTCTGAAAAGGGCGAGGCCTGGCGGGCCCGGTACGCCTCCAACACCTACCGTAGACCCGTGCTGGAGGATTTCAGCCCCGACCAAGCGCGGGTGCTCGGCGAGCTGGCGGGCTTGGTCGCCCATCCAGGGCTGAAAGCGCGCCTGGGCGACATCGCGTGGTCGCTGGATCGCAAGCTCGGAAAGGCCGCCAAGATCGCGATCGACGGCTATGTCGAGGCCGCGCGACGCCTCGTCGAGGGCGCCGCTAAGGCGCGCCATGGGATCGAGCAAAGGGCGTCGCACGAGGCGCTCGATCTATACGAGCGCGCCTTCTACCTGGCGCGCCGCACCCACAAGACGGGTGTCTGGCCTGGCGGCCTGGTGGAAGGTTTTGGCCAGCTTTGGCTGACCGCCCGCGAGGCGGGTTTCGCCCCGCTGGCGCTCAAGGTCGCCCGGCTTGGACTGCACTACGAACTCTTCGATCCGGCCGAGGCCGCCAAGGCCTTGGAGGCGGTTGTGGCCAAGAACGGCTCCAAGACCGCGGCCTTCGCCAATGGCGACGTGCTCGACGCGGCCGCCGATCTCCATGAACAGGCCGGCGATCAGGAGGCGGCCCGTCGATGCCGGCTGGCGGCCGTTGATCAGCTCCTGGCCATGCGCGGCCAGGTCAGTTCGGCCGGCGCCGAGGCCCATTGGGTCCAGACCGCGCTCTTTTCGCTGCGCCACATCCCCGACACCGCCGAGTTGCGCAAGACGCTCCGCCGGGAGCTTCGCGATCTCCAGGAGGATAGCCTTGGGGAGTTCGGAAGCTTTTCGGTCCCGATGGACATCGGCGAGGACCGTGACGCCTTCCTACGGGTCTTCGATCCGCTGGACCTTCCGGCCGCGCTCAAGCAGTTGGCGGTGATTTCCAAGCCCAGGCCGATCGCCCGACTTCGGGCCCAGGCCCTCCAGTCGCTCGAGACCGCGCCGATCAGCGCGATGATGTCGAGGGTTTTCTCCGACCAGGACGGCCGCAACGCGGCCCATGCTCCGGGGGCGACGTCCGGCGAGGAGCCGAGCGAAGAGTGGTTCAAGGCCACGATCAACGACCAGGAAGGCGTCTATCGCCGCTGGATTCTGGCCACGCGCTTCGAACCGGCGCGTCATTCCCTCGTCGAGCGGTTCAACATCGACGAGCGGTGCTTCGTCCCGATCGTCCAGGCCTCGCCCTTTGTGCGGTTGGAACAGGTCCGCCTGGTCAGCCAGGGCCTGGCCCGGTTGATCCAGGGCGACTACCGGTCGGCCGTTCACCTCCTGACGCCGCAGCTGGAACCGGGCCTACGCTATATCCTGCGCCAGGCCGGCCATGATCCGTCGATCGAGTTTGACGACATGACCGAAGAAGATGTCGGATTGCCCGCTCTGCTGGGACGCTTCCGCCACCAGCTGGAGACGCGCCTGCCCCCGGAGGTGGTGCTGGAACTGGAGCTTCTGTTTCATCACCGCCCGGGCACGGCCCTGCGCCATTCGGTGGCCCACGGGACGCTCGGCGCGGGAGGATGTTTCGGCGACGACGCGGTCTATGGCTGCTGGCTGATCTATCAGCTGGTCTGCGTGCCCTTGCTGCAGGACTGGGACGCGCTCGTGGCGCCGGCGATCCGATCAGCGACCGAATAG
- the yhhB gene encoding cyclophane-forming radical SAM/SPASM peptide maturase YhhB: MVEIDTVLVKLASRCNLNCDYCYVYNMGDDAWRRQPKLVSEATIEALADRLAELFAVQAKPFSIVFHGGEPLLVGAARFDKICATLRRRLPSPIGLHVQTNGLLLSDQVLDICARHDVGVSISLDGPAAVHDQHRPDLRGRASHAKVVAAIDRVLAHPQGEAMLSGLLCVVDLAADPREVYDFFKATGTPSVDFLYRDGNHDTLPMGKASLTSTEYGDWMVRMLDAYLADPAPIRIRLLDDMMRLLLGGRSVKEGIGEDDYGILVVETDGTLTKNDTLKSANGSDRFDKTWTVFDDLRVLVGAPDFIAYHQAQRPSAPECRACPDLKICGGGMPTHRWSAARGLDNPSVFCADQKRLIDHMRAQIASRIAA; this comes from the coding sequence ATGGTCGAAATCGACACGGTCCTCGTCAAGCTGGCGAGCCGCTGCAACCTCAATTGCGACTATTGCTACGTCTACAACATGGGCGACGACGCCTGGCGTCGTCAGCCCAAGCTGGTCAGCGAGGCGACCATCGAGGCCCTGGCCGATCGCCTGGCCGAATTGTTCGCCGTCCAGGCCAAGCCGTTCAGCATCGTCTTCCATGGCGGCGAGCCGCTGCTTGTGGGGGCGGCGCGGTTCGACAAGATCTGCGCGACCCTGCGCCGGCGCCTGCCCTCGCCGATCGGCCTGCACGTCCAGACCAACGGCCTGCTGCTCTCCGATCAGGTCCTCGACATCTGCGCGCGCCACGACGTCGGCGTCAGCATCAGCCTGGACGGTCCGGCCGCGGTCCATGACCAGCATCGTCCCGACCTGCGCGGCCGCGCCTCCCACGCCAAGGTGGTCGCCGCCATCGATCGCGTCCTGGCCCATCCGCAGGGCGAGGCGATGCTGTCGGGCCTGCTGTGCGTCGTTGATCTGGCCGCCGATCCGCGGGAGGTCTACGATTTCTTCAAGGCCACCGGCACGCCGAGCGTCGACTTCCTCTATCGCGACGGCAACCATGACACCCTGCCCATGGGCAAGGCCAGCCTGACGTCCACCGAATACGGCGACTGGATGGTCCGCATGCTCGACGCCTATCTGGCCGATCCCGCGCCGATCCGCATCCGCCTGCTCGACGACATGATGCGCCTCCTGCTGGGCGGGCGCTCGGTCAAGGAGGGGATCGGCGAGGACGACTACGGAATTCTGGTGGTGGAGACCGACGGCACGCTCACCAAGAACGACACCCTCAAGTCGGCCAATGGCAGCGACCGGTTCGACAAGACCTGGACCGTCTTCGACGATCTGCGCGTCTTGGTCGGCGCGCCCGACTTCATCGCCTATCACCAGGCCCAGCGCCCCTCGGCCCCTGAGTGCCGCGCCTGCCCGGACCTGAAGATCTGCGGCGGCGGCATGCCGACCCATCGTTGGAGCGCCGCGCGCGGACTGGACAACCCCAGCGTCTTCTGCGCCGACCAGAAGCGCCTGATCGACCATATGCGCGCGCAGATCGCCTCGCGGATCGCGGCCTGA
- a CDS encoding CZB domain-containing protein, whose amino-acid sequence MDLQEQARLHGQVRDALQAAIDGQDGLDIAAFKSDRQCETGCWLHGEGQRRWAGNHAFLGLMEAHRAFHAAAGSVADQINRGRHAEAQRALRNGAPLAMALSDLNAAFRRMKATRENVAA is encoded by the coding sequence ATGGACCTTCAGGAACAGGCGCGTCTTCACGGACAGGTCCGCGACGCGCTGCAAGCGGCGATCGACGGGCAAGACGGGCTCGATATCGCCGCGTTCAAGTCGGATCGCCAGTGCGAGACAGGCTGCTGGCTGCATGGCGAGGGACAAAGGCGCTGGGCGGGAAACCACGCCTTTCTCGGTTTGATGGAAGCCCATAGGGCCTTTCATGCAGCGGCCGGCTCGGTCGCTGACCAGATCAACCGCGGCCGCCACGCTGAAGCCCAGCGCGCGCTTCGCAACGGCGCGCCGCTGGCCATGGCGCTGAGCGATCTGAACGCGGCGTTTCGGCGCATGAAGGCCACGCGCGAGAATGTGGCCGCCTAG
- the yhhA gene encoding YhhA family cyclophane-containing RiPP (triceptide-type peptide natural product; maturases include a radical SAM/SPASM enzyme and a 2OG-Fe(II) oxygenase) has translation MNAAPARPVEPTAATGSLKLDSAALQRLMQEVRNNAVSTPSAYNRMHNRHNR, from the coding sequence ATGAACGCCGCCCCCGCTCGTCCCGTCGAGCCGACCGCCGCGACCGGTTCGCTCAAGCTCGACAGCGCCGCCCTGCAGCGCCTGATGCAGGAAGTGCGCAACAACGCCGTCAGCACGCCCAGCGCCTACAACCGCATGCACAACCGCCACAACCGCTAG
- a CDS encoding AAA family ATPase, whose protein sequence is MADDFRFLGLTLENMRAFGPAQKLDLAGLDGAPARWCVILGENGVGKTTTMQALAMMRPVPAFKRGDDGQVIALAVTDGDLPDPDFVEPDVFDYDNERIEGLVRRHADRVSARMTAVLRDTTGREIEIGFDCVVENGELQTATLQQQHESLKAEGPLIIGYGASRHLGSRNMNSVSDNRPTEGLFNDLVELVDADEVMEFLHHAELSARVALETDAGNEELRRDHHRVSRFFGGLKNAIAKVIPHLEPADISIVMPRLTGSTSRTGMRVRTASGEVPMAELSLGYRVTISWIVDLAWTLFQRRPDSPSPFDESAIVLVDEIDLHLHPRWQREIRHHLLDVFKNVQFIVTSHSPIIAQEGIAQGDPVSVVRLEGDHATILNRPLPSKPWRYDEVLGSRAFNELIGADLRSEALLIERRALLRKRELTPEEDARLDALNAIIHDLQAPDAPYDAAFDKLMGRVVELEKQLAAKS, encoded by the coding sequence ATGGCTGACGATTTCAGATTCCTAGGACTGACGCTCGAGAACATGCGGGCGTTCGGGCCTGCTCAGAAGCTCGACTTGGCCGGCTTGGACGGCGCGCCCGCCCGATGGTGTGTGATTCTCGGCGAGAACGGCGTCGGTAAGACCACGACCATGCAGGCGCTGGCGATGATGCGGCCAGTCCCCGCCTTCAAGCGGGGAGACGATGGACAAGTGATTGCGCTGGCGGTGACCGATGGCGATCTGCCCGATCCCGACTTCGTCGAACCTGATGTTTTCGACTACGACAACGAGCGCATCGAAGGCTTGGTGCGACGCCACGCCGATCGGGTCAGCGCCCGAATGACGGCGGTGCTCAGGGATACGACCGGACGCGAGATCGAGATCGGCTTCGATTGCGTCGTCGAGAACGGCGAACTGCAGACAGCAACGCTCCAGCAGCAGCATGAAAGCCTGAAGGCGGAAGGGCCGTTGATCATCGGCTATGGCGCGTCACGGCATCTGGGCTCTCGAAATATGAACAGCGTGTCGGACAATCGGCCGACCGAGGGGCTGTTCAATGATCTCGTCGAGCTGGTCGACGCCGACGAGGTGATGGAGTTTCTGCATCATGCCGAGCTGTCCGCGAGAGTCGCCTTGGAAACGGACGCCGGCAACGAAGAGCTGCGCCGTGACCACCATCGCGTGTCGCGGTTTTTCGGTGGGCTCAAGAACGCGATCGCCAAGGTCATCCCGCATCTTGAACCCGCCGATATCTCGATCGTCATGCCAAGGCTTACGGGCTCGACCAGTCGGACCGGCATGCGCGTCAGAACCGCGTCCGGTGAAGTGCCCATGGCCGAGCTTAGCCTGGGGTATCGTGTCACCATCTCCTGGATCGTCGATCTGGCCTGGACGCTCTTTCAGCGCCGGCCGGACAGTCCGTCGCCCTTTGACGAAAGCGCGATCGTACTTGTCGATGAGATCGATCTGCATCTGCATCCTCGATGGCAGCGCGAAATCCGTCACCACCTGCTCGACGTCTTCAAGAATGTGCAGTTCATCGTCACCAGCCATAGCCCAATCATCGCCCAGGAAGGGATCGCGCAGGGCGATCCGGTCTCCGTCGTGCGGCTGGAGGGCGACCACGCGACGATCCTCAATCGCCCCCTGCCTTCCAAACCGTGGCGTTATGATGAGGTGCTCGGCAGCCGCGCGTTCAATGAACTGATCGGCGCGGACCTGCGGTCGGAGGCCTTGCTCATCGAACGCAGGGCCTTGCTGCGTAAGCGGGAGCTGACCCCGGAGGAGGACGCGCGCTTAGACGCCTTGAACGCGATCATCCATGATCTGCAGGCTCCCGACGCGCCGTATGACGCGGCGTTCGACAAGTTGATGGGGCGGGTCGTCGAGCTGGAAAAGCAGCTCGCCGCCAAGTCATGA